A window of Desulfovibrio sp. X2 genomic DNA:
CGCGGCCTTTTTCGTTGTGCCCCATCCCCCTTCGGATGGACAGAAGCGGCTCAGACGGCCTCGGAATCATGCTCGAAGACGCCGAAGCTGTTGCCCTCCGGGTCCTCGCAGTAGGCCATCCAGCCCACGCCGGGGATCGCCCGGCGCGGCACCAGGAGCCGCCCGCCCGAAGCCGCGACACGCTTGATCGCATCGGCCACTGAAACGACATGTATGGTAGGCATCCCTCCCATGGTCAGGGCCGGCCTGGGGCCGACCCGGCCCGACAGGCCGCACTGTCCGTCCATGCGGCCGTCCACGAGGGAATACCCCTCCTCCGGGTGCTCTTCCTTGAATTCGAGCCCGAAGGCCTGTGCGTAGAAACCGGCCATGCGGGCCGGGTTCTCGGCAAAAATCTCGAAATGAAGGCTTCGGTCCATGGCAACCTCCTCGACTCGCCTCTCCTGTCCGCCGCGCCCCTCCGCCTCGCAAAGCCTTCGCGCCGCGAGGCAGACGCCGCGCCGCTCGGGGCTGTGGAATCCGGATTCTACGGACAGGATACAACTGTAGCATATTCCGGCCCGAAGTACAGTGAGATTTTCACATGTCCGGTCAGCGAGGCTGCGCCTGAATGGCCGAAATGCGACAGTGTTGAAAAAAAACCACACTTTTGCAGACCGGAATAGGTCCTGAAGGAGTCGCCGCGGGCGTACCCGGGCATATGTGCGGAACGGAATCCAGCGAGAGAAGCGAGGGGGGAGGTGTGAAAAAACCGCGCAGCCCCGCCCGGTTCAACAACCTGGGGCGGGGCTGCAGAAACGCCTGAAGGCGCTCTCGGCTCTACGTCACGGGCAGGTCGGGGCCCGCATCAGTTCTGCATGTCCGCAAGCTTGCGAAGCAGCAGGTAGGACACGAGTCCCTGGGATGTGGGCTTGTTGAAGTTTCCGTTCTTGTCCGGCTTGCAGATCGCATTCTCGTGGAGCGAGCCGGGCTGCGCGTCGCAGTTCTGTGGATCGAAGGCCGACGCGGGGGTGAAGAGCCACGCGCTGGCGGCAATGGCCGCAGCGGCGAAACCGAGGATTATCAAGTGGCGCATGGTCCGTCTCCTTGGTCTTTCGACCGGACGGATGCTCGGGCCGTAAGGCCGCAGCGGCCGCAGCTCCCGCATCCGTCGTCAGGGCAGAGCACCCCCTCTTTCCCTGCCAGGTAGGCTTGCCATTCTCTCCAGAGATAAGCGCGCGACACTCCCGTGTCCACCACCTCCCAGGGAAAAGGCTCCTCCCGTGACCTTTCTCTATCCAAATATCGTGCCATGTCGCCGTCCCATTCCGCCAGGGCCTTGCGCCACGTCCCCTGGCGCGCGGCCAGCTCGATGAGGTCGAAGAGGGCCTCGTCGCCGCGCGTCAAAAGACCCTGCAGCCGGGCGGCGAAGGGCGACTCGCCCTCGAGCCTGAGCCCCTTGTGCGGGCGGCAGAGCGCGCGCAGCCGGTCGAGCCGGGCCGCGAGCTCCGCCTCGGGCCGCATGGCCGACCACTGCAGCGGGGTCCAGGGCTTGGGCACCAGCGGGGCCACGGAGAGCACGGCCACGTCGAGCCCCTTGCCCTTCTTCCCCCGGCCGCGCTCGCGCGCAGCGGAAAACTCGGCGAGGAAATCGCCGAACTCCTCGTAGTCCGCGTCCGTCTCCCCGGGCCAGCCCACGATGAGATAGAGCTTCAGCTTGTTGAACTGCAGGCGGCTCACGCTCGAAACCACCTCGAGCAGGCGGCCGGTGTCCAGCCGCTTGCCCGCGGCGCGCCGCAGTCGCTCGCTCGGGGCCTCGAGCGCCAGGGTCAGGGTGCGCAGCCCCGTGTCGCGCAAAAAAGTCAGGAAGTCGTCGGAGAGGCCGTCCGCCCGCACCGAGGAGAGGGAGAACTTGGTCTTGCGTTCCTTCAGCCACTCGAGGAAGGCGCGCAGGTCCGGCCAGTCCGTGAGCGCCGTGCCCACGAGCCCCACCTTCTGCGGCGCGGCCTGCTCGACCAGATCCTTCAGCCCTTCGAGGGTGGCGTGGCGCGGCGGGCGGTAGATGGAGCCCGCGGCGCAGAAGCGGCAGCCGTAGGGGCAGCCCCGGTTGACCTCGACCAGGAACATGTCCCGGAAGGCCGAACGGGGGCTGACGAAGGTGGAATAGCAGGGGGCGGAAAGCTCGTTCGTGATCCCACCGGCGACCACGCGGCGCACGGGCAGGGGCGTGCGCCCCGGGACCAGGACGCCGGGGAGCCTTTCCAGGCGGGCGATGGCCTCGTCCTTGCCGCCGCCCGCAAGCCGCACGTCGCGCACCACGGCCACGGCCTCGGCCAGCCCGGCCTCGGCCTCGCCCACGAAGAAGGCGTCCGCGAGCGGCATGAGCGGCGCGGGATTCAGGAAGGCCACCGGGCCGCCGATGAGCACCAGGGGCCAGTCCGGCCGATCGGTCCGCCGAAGCGGAATCTCTGCGGCGAGCAGCATCTCGGCCAGGGCCTTGAACTCCTCCTCGAAGTTCACCGAGGCCGCGAGCAGGGGAAAGTCTGACAGGGGTATGCCGGAATCGGCCGAGGCAGGGGCCTCGTTTGGTCCGGGCAGGAAGACGCGTTCGACGCGCAGGCCCGGCAGGTCGGCGAGGATGCGCCAGGCGGCCTGCCAGCCGAGGGTGGACAGGGCGAGCGATTCCTCGCCCGCGAAAACGAGGGCCGTGGGCAGCCTGCCGCCCGGATCGGGAAGCTCTGGGCGCCCAGCCCCCAGAAAATGGATGCGCTCTCGTGCGGACGTCACGCCGCTCCTTTCACGTCCCCCCGGAGCCCAAAGGGGCCCGGGGGAGCGGAGTCCGCATGCCCGCTCCCCCGGGGAGGACCATGTATGCCTAATCCGCCTGCTTGCGGATGAAGCTCGGGATTTCGAATTCCTCTTCGTCGAAGACGAAGTCCTCCTCGCCGGGAGCGGCGCCGCCGACCGCGGCCTTGGCCTGGGGCCTGGCCTGGGGCTCGGCGTCGTAGCCGTTCTGCTTCTGCCAGCGCAGGTAGGTGGGGATCGAGAGATCCTCGCTGCTGACCACGCCGCTCAGGCTGCGGGGCTTGCCCGCGGCGGGCGCGGCGGCCGCGGCCGCGGCCTGTCCCTGCACGGCGGCGAGGTTGCCGCCGCCCTTGCGGCGCAGGGGCGAGACCTTGCCGGTATCGCCGCCCTCGGCGGCCTCGTTCTCGATGCCCGTGGCGATGACCGTGATGCGCATCTCGTCGCCGATCTCCGGATCGAAGACCGTGCCGAAGAAGATCTGCGCGTCCTCGTGGGCCGCCTCGGAGACCGTGTTGGCCGCCTCGGAGACCTCGTCGATGGTCATGTCGGGGCCGCAGGTGATGTTGATCAGCACGCCGCGGGCGCCGTCGATGGTCACGTCCTCGAGCAGCGGGCTGGTGATGGCCTTCATGGCCGCCTCCTTGGCCCGGTTCTCGCCGCGGGCGATGCCGGTGCCCATGAGGGCCAGCCCCGACTCGCCCATGACGGCCTTGACGTCCGCGAAGTCGAGGTTGATGAGGCCGTGGACCATGATCAGGTCCGAAATGCCTTTGACCGCGTAGAACAGCACCTCGTCGGCCTTCTTCAGCATCTCCAGGAAGGTGGCCTTCTTGGAGGCCAGGGAGAGCAGGCGGTCGTTCGGGATGGTGATCAGCGAGTCCACGTGCTGGCGGAACTCGGCGATGCCCTTCTCGGCCTGCGCGAGGCGCTTCTTGCCCTCGAAGAAGAAGGGCTTGGTGACCACGCCCACGGTCAGGGCGCCCATCTCGCGCGCCACCTGGGCGATGACCGGGGCCGCGCCGGTGCCCGTGCCGCCGCCCATGCCGGCGGTCACGAAGACCATGTCGCTGTCCCCGATGAGCTGCTTGATCTGCTCCATGCTCTCCAGGGCGGCGTTGCGGCCGATCTCGGGATTGGCGCCCGCGCCGAGTCCCTTGGTCAGCTTGTCGCCGAGCTGGATCTTGAATTCCGCCTTGGAGCGGGTCATGGCCTGGCAGTCCGTGTTGGCCGTGATGAAGGTCACGCCGCGCAGCTGCGACTCGATCATGTTGTTGACCGCGTTTCCGCCGCCTCCGCCCACGCCGATGACCTTGATCTTCGCGTTATTGTCGGTGATGAGTTCGAGATCCATGGATGGTCCTCCTTGATACCCCTGACTGGTCCGTGCGTTGCCTTGTAAAGATTCGCCCTACTTGATGTCCGTGAACCACTTGCGCATGGTTCCCAGGATGCGGTTGAAGACGTTGTCGTCGCGGATGCGGAACCGCTGCTCCACGCCCTCCTTCTGCGCCCCGTACATGAGCAGCCCTACGGCCGTCGCGTACATCGGGGAGTTGACCACATCCTTCAGGCCGCCGACGTTCTGCGGGTAGCCCACGCGCGTCGGCAGGTTGAAGATCTGTTCGCCCAGCTCCTGGCAGCCCTCGATGAGCGAGGTGCCGCCGGTGAGCACCACGCCCGCCGCCACCGTATTCTTGAACCCGGAGCGGACCAGTTCCTGGTCCACCAGGGTCAGAATCTCCTCCACGCGCGGCTCGCAGATCTCGGCCAGAACCTGGCGGGAGAGCCTGCGGGCCTCGCGGCCGCCCACGCTCGGCACCTCGATGACCTCGTCGGAACGGACCATCTCGGCCAGCGCGCAGCCGTACTTCACCTTGATCTTTTCGGCCGCCACCATGGGCGTGCGCAGGCCGAAGGCGATGTCGTTGGTCAGGTTCGTGCCGCCCAGGGCGAGCACGCCCGTGTGCTTGATGGAGTCGTTGGAGAAGACCGCGATGTCCGTGGTCCCTCCGCCGATGTCCACCAGCGCCACGCCGATCTCGCGCTCCTCCTCGGTCAGCACCGCCTGGGCGGAGGCCATGGACTCGAGCACGATCTCGGCCACGTCCAGCCCCGAGCGGTGGCAGGAGCGCACGATGTTCTGGGCCGAGGTCACCGCGCCCGTGACGATGTGCACCTTGACCTCGAGCCGCACGCCCGCCATGCCGAGCGGGTCGGCGATGCCGCGCTGGTCGTCCACGATGTATTCCTGCGGCAGGATGTGGATGACCTCGCGGTCCAGCGGGATGGCCACGGCCTTGGCCGCGTCGATGACCCGCTCCACGTCCTTGGGGCCGACCTCCCCGCCCTTGACCGCGATGACGCCGTGGGAATTGAATCCCTTGATGTGGCTGCCCGCGATGCCGGCGTAGACCGAGCGGATCTCGCAGCCGGCCATCAGCTCGGCCTCTTCGATCGCCTTCTTGATGGACTGGACGGTCTGCTCGATGTTCACCACCACGCCCTTGCGCAGGCCGGTGGACGGACTCGTGCCGATGCCCACGATGTCCACCCCTTCGGGGCTCATCTCGCCCACCACGGCGCAGACCTTGGTGGTGCCGATATCCAGTCCGACGACGAGTTCACCTTTCGACTTGGCCATACCTCTTCTCCATGTGTCCGGCTCAGGCGCCGGTCTTCGCCAGACGAACCCACACGCGGCCTCCCGAGGCCTGCATGTGGCGTACGAAATTCCATTCGTTGCGGCGGGAAAGGTCGTCGGCCACGACCTTCATGCGGTCGAGCCCCCCTTCCCAGTCCGAAAGATCCAGGGACAGCGTGCGGCCGTCCGAGAGCACCAGGGTCAGGTCGCCGCCGCCCGCCTGCATGAGCTCGATGTCGCGCAGCGAGAAGAACCAGCGGTTGTGCGCCAGCTCGGCCGCGAAGAGCGGCATGTCGTCCAGCCACGACTCCGAGCCGGGCAGGAGCTCGAGCACCGGCAGCGAGGCGAAGTGGTCCGCCTCCACCGGGGCGATGATGTCGCCGTCGGCCTCCGCGTAGTAGAGCGTGGTCCCGCGCTGCACCCAGAAGGCGGCCTGCTTCTCCGCGATGGTGAGCTTGAGCGTGCCGGGCAGCACGCGCTCCACGGTCACGGACTTGATCCAGGGGTCCGAGGAGATGCGGCTCTCCACGTCGCGGATGTTGAGCTCGAGGGTGTTCTCTCCCCCCGTGACGCCCGCGAGCTTCAGGACCTCGTCCCGGCTCAGCCGCGAGTTGCCCGTGACCTCCACCTGGCGCAGGGAGAAGTAGGGGTTCACGGTCAGCCAGCGGTAGCCGTAGAGCAGCCCCAGGCTGACCGTGGACACGAGCGCGAGGAGCAGGCTCAGCACGACCATGCGCCCGGCCAAAAAGCCCGCGCCGCGCGCCATGCGCGCCGCCACGACGCCGCCCTCGCCCTTCTGCCCGCGGTAGCTGTTGCTGCCCTTGCGCGGCTTGGCGGCCGGGGCCCCGCGAGAATACGACGAGCCCGCGTTCCTGGCCTTGGTCCCGCCGTTTCGGGTGAGCTGGACGCGCCCGCGGCGCGTTGCGGCCAGGGACGTCATCCGACCACCTTCACTTCCAGCTCGAGGTCCAGGCCGAAGCGGGTGCGCACCGCGCTTTGCGCCAGGGAGATGAGTTCCATCGCCTCGGAGGAGCGGCCGTCGCCCACGTTGACCAGGAAATTCGCGTGCATCTCCGAGAAGGCCATGCCGCCGAGCCCGACGCCGCGAAAGCCCGCGCGGTCGAGCAGCCTGCCCGCGCTCTCGCCCTCGGGATTCTTGAAGACGCAGCCGCAGGTGGCCGCGGCCACGGGCTGCACCGCCTTCTTGCGCAGGAAGTACTCGGACATGTCGGCCCGGATTGCGGCGGGGTCGCGCTTCGAGAGCAGGAGTTCGGCCTCGAGCACCAGGAAGAAGCCCTCTTCCCCCTCGGGCGCGAAGCGGCGGTACCCCGCCTCCCACTGTCCGGCCTCGATCCAGCGCTCGCCGTGCGCGGGCGACCACAGGCGCACCCGGACCATGCGCTCGCAGAAGCTCTGCCCCCAGGACCCGGCATTCATGGCCACGGCGCCGCCCACGCTGCCGGGGATGCCGCGCAGCCGCTCGATCCCGGAAAGGCCCTCCGAGGCCAGCCAGGCGAGCAGGGACTGCAGCTTGATGCCCGACCCCACGCGCACGAGCACCCCGCTCTCGTCCTCGGCCAGGCGCGCGGGCCCGGTAGCCCAGCGCGAGCTCACCAGGACCACGCCGAGCTCCCCGTCCTTGGCCAGCACGTTGGACCCGGCGCCGAAGGCCACGGGCTCGCCGCCGAGCTCGCACAGGGCGTCCGTGAGGGCCACGAGGTCCTCCTCCTCGCGCACCACGGCCTCGGCCAGGGCTGTGCCGCCGAGGCGAAGCGTGGTGCGGCGCGCGAGGGGGACGTCGTGCGTCAGGTCCAGGGCCGTCATTCCATCTCCAGGTACTTGGGGCCGATCTGGGTGATGCTGCCTGCGCCGAGCGTCAGCAGCAGGTCGCGGGGCCTCAGGATGTTGGGCAGGGCCAGGAGCATCTCGTCCAGGCTCTGGAAGTATTCCACCGGCGTCTTGCTCACCTGCCGGATGCCCTGGGCCAGGCTCTGGCCGGACACGCCCGGGATCGGGGCCTCGGAGGCCGCGTAGATCTCGGTGAGCAGGAGCTGGTCGCAGTTCTCGAAGACCTTGCAGAAGTCGCCGAAGAGCGCCTGGGTGCGGGAGAAGCGGTGCGGCTGAAACGCCACCACCAGGCGGCGGTCCGGGTAGCAGGCGCGGGCGGTCTCCAGGGTGGCGCGGATCTCGGCCGGGTGGTGGCCGTAGTCGTCCACCACGAGCACGCCGTGCCTCTCGCCCTTGAGTTCGAAACGTCGGCCCACGCCGCCGAAGCGGCTCAGCGCCTCGATGACCTTGTCCTTGGCGAGTCCCACTTCCAGGGAGACGCCGATGACGCCGAGCGCGTTCAGGATGTTGTGGCGGCCGGGCTGGTTCAGGGTCACGTCGGCCCAGTGCTCGCCGTCCACGAAGACGCGGAAGATGCCGCGCAGCCCGGTCTGCACCACCTCCGCCCGGATGCGGCAGTCCTTGCCGAAGCCGTAGGTGGACATGCGGCGCTTGATGCGCGGCAGCAGGCGGCGCACGCCGGGGTCGTCGCCGCAGACCACGTTCATGCCCCAGAACGGCACCTTGTTCATGAACTGCACGAAGGCGTCGTCGATCTCCTCGATGCCCCCCTTGTAGTGGTCCAGATGGTCGGCATCCACGTTGGTGACCACGGTGATGATGGGCGCGAGGCAGAGGAAGGAGCCGTCGGACTCGTCGGCCTCGGCGATCAGGTACTCGCCCTCGCCCAGGTGGGCGTTGGAGCCGTAGGCGTTGAGGCGGCCGCCGATGATCACCGTGGGATCGTAGCCCGCGGCCGCGAAGACCTCGGCCAGGAGCGAGGTGGTGGTGGTCTTGCCGTGCGTGCCCGCAACGGCCACGCCGGTGCGCAGGCGCATCAGCTCGGCCAGCATCTCGGCGCGCGGGATCACGGGGATGCCGCGCTCGCGCGCCTCGACCACCTCGGGGTTGTCGTCCTTGATGGCCGTGGACTTGACCACCACGTCCACGTCCCCGGCCACGTTCTGCGCGCCGTGGCCGATGAAGACCGAGGCGCCGAGCTTCATGAGCCGCTTGGTCACCGGGCCCATGGCCACGTCCGAGCCGGACACGCCGTAGCCCTGGTTGAGCAGGACCTCGGCGATGCCGCTCATGCCGGAGCCGCCGATGCCGATCATGTGGATGTGCTTGACCTTCGTTCTCACGTCGTCGTCCCTCGAATCTCGCGGAAATTTCAGGCCTTCCCGGCCAGCTTCTCCAGTTCGTCCGCCACGCGCGCCGCGGCGTCCGGGCGCCCTTCCGCGCGCGCTGCCTCGGCCATGGCCTCGAGCCTGCCCGGCTCGGCCGCGATGCCGCCCACGGTGCGGGCCAGTATCTCCGCCGTGAGCCCCGCCTGGGGCAGGAGCACGGCCGCGCCCTTGGCCTCCAGGTAGCGGGCGTTGACCGTCTGGTGGTCGTGCGTGGCGTGCGGGAAGGGCACCAGCAGCGAGGGCGTCCCGGCCACGGTCAGCTCGGCCAGGGTCGTGGCCCCGGCGCGGCAGACCGCGAGGTCGGCCCAGGCGTAGGCCCCGGCCATGTCCTCGATGAAGGGGACGATGCGCGCTCCCGCCGGGGCGCTCTCCCCGGAAATCCCGTAGAGGCCGCGCACCCGCTCGAGGTCGCGCTCGCCGGTCTGGTGCCAGACGATGACCCCGCGCTCGTAGAGGGCGGGCCAGGCCTCGGCCAGCATCGTGTTCAGCGCCATGGCGCCCTGGCTGCCGCCGAGCACCAGCAGGCGCAGCCGCTCGCCCGCGCGCTCGTGGCGGAGGCTTCCGAGCTCGCGGATGGCCGCGCGCACCGGGTTGCCCGTGCGCACCACCTTGGCCGGATCGAAGGCATGGCCCTCGTCCGGGTAGGTCACGAGGACCTTGTCCGCGAAGCGGGCCAGGAGGCGGTTGGCCGCGCCGGGCACGGAGTTCTGCTCGTGCACCGCGCAGGGGATGCCCTGGGTCCTGGCCGCCATCACCGGGCAGAAGCCGCCGTAGCCGCCGAAGCCCGCCACGACCTGCGGCCTGAAGGAGGCCAGCAGGCGCCGCGCCGTGAACACGCCGCCCGCGAGCCTGCAGGCCGCGCCCGCCGCGGCCACGCCCCGGCCGAGCACGCCGCGCACGGGCAGGGCCTCGAAAGCGAGTCCCGCCTTGCGCGCCAGGTCGCCCTCGGGGCCGTACTTGCCGCCGATGAAGAGGACCTCGGCCTCGGGGTTGCGGCGGCGGACCTCCTCGGCCACGGACAGGGCCGGGAAGATGTGGCCGCCCGTGCCGCCGGTGGTGAGGACCAGGCGCTTCAGCATCTGGCGCCTCCCTGAACGGCCTGTCCCACGGCCACGCCGCCGCTGTTCGCGGCCGGGGCCCCGGCCGTGCGCAGCCCGGCGGTGCGGGAGTAGTTGAGCAGCAGCCCGAGGCAGATGAAGGAGATGATGATCTGCGAGCCGCCGTAGCTCATGAAGGGCATGGGCACGCCCTTGGGCGGCACGGTGCCGAGCACCACGGCCAGGTTGAAGAGGCAGCCGATGCCGAGGATGAGCGTGAGGCCGTAGGCCGTGAAGCGGTCGCGCAGGTCGTCCTGGCGCACGGAGATGGTGAAGGCGCGCCAGAGCAGGATGCCGATCAGCAGGATGATCAGGGTCACGCCGAGGAAGCCCGTCTCCTCGCCGACCACGGCCATGAGGAAGTCGTTGTGCGCCTCGGGCAGGAAGAAGAGCTTCTGGCGGCCCGCGCCGAGCCCCACGCCCAGGATGCGGCCGGAGCCGAAGGCGTAGAGCGACTGCACGAGCTGGTAGCCGGTGTTGCCCGCGT
This region includes:
- a CDS encoding cell division protein FtsQ/DivIB, which produces MTSLAATRRGRVQLTRNGGTKARNAGSSYSRGAPAAKPRKGSNSYRGQKGEGGVVAARMARGAGFLAGRMVVLSLLLALVSTVSLGLLYGYRWLTVNPYFSLRQVEVTGNSRLSRDEVLKLAGVTGGENTLELNIRDVESRISSDPWIKSVTVERVLPGTLKLTIAEKQAAFWVQRGTTLYYAEADGDIIAPVEADHFASLPVLELLPGSESWLDDMPLFAAELAHNRWFFSLRDIELMQAGGGDLTLVLSDGRTLSLDLSDWEGGLDRMKVVADDLSRRNEWNFVRHMQASGGRVWVRLAKTGA
- the murB gene encoding UDP-N-acetylmuramate dehydrogenase, with product MTALDLTHDVPLARRTTLRLGGTALAEAVVREEEDLVALTDALCELGGEPVAFGAGSNVLAKDGELGVVLVSSRWATGPARLAEDESGVLVRVGSGIKLQSLLAWLASEGLSGIERLRGIPGSVGGAVAMNAGSWGQSFCERMVRVRLWSPAHGERWIEAGQWEAGYRRFAPEGEEGFFLVLEAELLLSKRDPAAIRADMSEYFLRKKAVQPVAAATCGCVFKNPEGESAGRLLDRAGFRGVGLGGMAFSEMHANFLVNVGDGRSSEAMELISLAQSAVRTRFGLDLELEVKVVG
- the murG gene encoding undecaprenyldiphospho-muramoylpentapeptide beta-N-acetylglucosaminyltransferase; translated protein: MKRLVLTTGGTGGHIFPALSVAEEVRRRNPEAEVLFIGGKYGPEGDLARKAGLAFEALPVRGVLGRGVAAAGAACRLAGGVFTARRLLASFRPQVVAGFGGYGGFCPVMAARTQGIPCAVHEQNSVPGAANRLLARFADKVLVTYPDEGHAFDPAKVVRTGNPVRAAIRELGSLRHERAGERLRLLVLGGSQGAMALNTMLAEAWPALYERGVIVWHQTGERDLERVRGLYGISGESAPAGARIVPFIEDMAGAYAWADLAVCRAGATTLAELTVAGTPSLLVPFPHATHDHQTVNARYLEAKGAAVLLPQAGLTAEILARTVGGIAAEPGRLEAMAEAARAEGRPDAAARVADELEKLAGKA
- the ftsA gene encoding cell division protein FtsA, producing MAKSKGELVVGLDIGTTKVCAVVGEMSPEGVDIVGIGTSPSTGLRKGVVVNIEQTVQSIKKAIEEAELMAGCEIRSVYAGIAGSHIKGFNSHGVIAVKGGEVGPKDVERVIDAAKAVAIPLDREVIHILPQEYIVDDQRGIADPLGMAGVRLEVKVHIVTGAVTSAQNIVRSCHRSGLDVAEIVLESMASAQAVLTEEEREIGVALVDIGGGTTDIAVFSNDSIKHTGVLALGGTNLTNDIAFGLRTPMVAAEKIKVKYGCALAEMVRSDEVIEVPSVGGREARRLSRQVLAEICEPRVEEILTLVDQELVRSGFKNTVAAGVVLTGGTSLIEGCQELGEQIFNLPTRVGYPQNVGGLKDVVNSPMYATAVGLLMYGAQKEGVEQRFRIRDDNVFNRILGTMRKWFTDIK
- a CDS encoding radical SAM protein — encoded protein: MTSARERIHFLGAGRPELPDPGGRLPTALVFAGEESLALSTLGWQAAWRILADLPGLRVERVFLPGPNEAPASADSGIPLSDFPLLAASVNFEEEFKALAEMLLAAEIPLRRTDRPDWPLVLIGGPVAFLNPAPLMPLADAFFVGEAEAGLAEAVAVVRDVRLAGGGKDEAIARLERLPGVLVPGRTPLPVRRVVAGGITNELSAPCYSTFVSPRSAFRDMFLVEVNRGCPYGCRFCAAGSIYRPPRHATLEGLKDLVEQAAPQKVGLVGTALTDWPDLRAFLEWLKERKTKFSLSSVRADGLSDDFLTFLRDTGLRTLTLALEAPSERLRRAAGKRLDTGRLLEVVSSVSRLQFNKLKLYLIVGWPGETDADYEEFGDFLAEFSAARERGRGKKGKGLDVAVLSVAPLVPKPWTPLQWSAMRPEAELAARLDRLRALCRPHKGLRLEGESPFAARLQGLLTRGDEALFDLIELAARQGTWRKALAEWDGDMARYLDRERSREEPFPWEVVDTGVSRAYLWREWQAYLAGKEGVLCPDDGCGSCGRCGLTARASVRSKDQGDGPCAT
- a CDS encoding VOC family protein, which encodes MDRSLHFEIFAENPARMAGFYAQAFGLEFKEEHPEEGYSLVDGRMDGQCGLSGRVGPRPALTMGGMPTIHVVSVADAIKRVAASGGRLLVPRRAIPGVGWMAYCEDPEGNSFGVFEHDSEAV
- the ftsZ gene encoding cell division protein FtsZ → MDLELITDNNAKIKVIGVGGGGGNAVNNMIESQLRGVTFITANTDCQAMTRSKAEFKIQLGDKLTKGLGAGANPEIGRNAALESMEQIKQLIGDSDMVFVTAGMGGGTGTGAAPVIAQVAREMGALTVGVVTKPFFFEGKKRLAQAEKGIAEFRQHVDSLITIPNDRLLSLASKKATFLEMLKKADEVLFYAVKGISDLIMVHGLINLDFADVKAVMGESGLALMGTGIARGENRAKEAAMKAITSPLLEDVTIDGARGVLINITCGPDMTIDEVSEAANTVSEAAHEDAQIFFGTVFDPEIGDEMRITVIATGIENEAAEGGDTGKVSPLRRKGGGNLAAVQGQAAAAAAAPAAGKPRSLSGVVSSEDLSIPTYLRWQKQNGYDAEPQARPQAKAAVGGAAPGEEDFVFDEEEFEIPSFIRKQAD
- the murC gene encoding UDP-N-acetylmuramate--L-alanine ligase; the encoded protein is MRTKVKHIHMIGIGGSGMSGIAEVLLNQGYGVSGSDVAMGPVTKRLMKLGASVFIGHGAQNVAGDVDVVVKSTAIKDDNPEVVEARERGIPVIPRAEMLAELMRLRTGVAVAGTHGKTTTTSLLAEVFAAAGYDPTVIIGGRLNAYGSNAHLGEGEYLIAEADESDGSFLCLAPIITVVTNVDADHLDHYKGGIEEIDDAFVQFMNKVPFWGMNVVCGDDPGVRRLLPRIKRRMSTYGFGKDCRIRAEVVQTGLRGIFRVFVDGEHWADVTLNQPGRHNILNALGVIGVSLEVGLAKDKVIEALSRFGGVGRRFELKGERHGVLVVDDYGHHPAEIRATLETARACYPDRRLVVAFQPHRFSRTQALFGDFCKVFENCDQLLLTEIYAASEAPIPGVSGQSLAQGIRQVSKTPVEYFQSLDEMLLALPNILRPRDLLLTLGAGSITQIGPKYLEME